A single genomic interval of Daucus carota subsp. sativus chromosome 1, DH1 v3.0, whole genome shotgun sequence harbors:
- the LOC108205447 gene encoding uncharacterized protein LOC108205447 — MISDSISLTHPPLLPTQHNPPKPISKHIATAAAISLSLLTLSALFISLSPSSTPHSPTHQSKLQETQSGTKLAHPVVILISSDGFRFGYQHKTPTPNIKRLIANGTEAEPGLIPVYPTLTFPNHYSIVTGLYPAYHGIVNNYFVDPDDGDVFSMSSHEPKWWLGEPLWETVVNQGLKAATYFWPGSEVHKGSWTCPSGFCAPYNESVAFDERVDTILSYFDLPKEEVPVFMTLYFEDPDHQGHQVGPDDPLISEAVGNIDRLIGRLISGLEERGVFEDVTIIMVGDHGMVGTCDQKLIFLDELAPWIDIPEDWIQYTSPLLAIRPQGNVFPADIVAKINEGLKSGKVGNGEYLKVYLKEDLPSRLHYWESDRITPIIGLVDEGYKVELTKSEDKECGGAHGYDNAFFSMRTIFIGHGPRFPKGVKIPSFENIQIYNLVTSILNIKGASNNGTSSFANTVLLPHHH, encoded by the coding sequence ATGATTTCAGACTCAATCTCTTTAACCCACCCCCCTCTCCTCCCCACTCAACACAATCCCCCAAAGCCCATCTCAAAACACATAGCAACAGCAGCagccatctctctctctctcctcactCTCTCCGCcctcttcatctctctctctcccagcTCAACTCCACACTCTCCCACCCACCAATCCAAGCTGCAGGAGACTCAATCAGGCACGAAACTCGCACACCCAGTTGTTATCTTGATCTCTTCAGATGGGTTTCGATTTGGGTACCAACACAAAACCCCAACTCCGAACATCAAGCGCTTGATCGCCAATGGGACTGAGGCTGAACCGGGTTTAATTCCGGTCTACCCGACTTTAACATTTCCTAATCATTACTCGATTGTGACTGGGTTGTATCCGGCGTATCATGGCATTGTGAACAATTATTTTGTTGATCCGGATGATGGGGATGTGTTTTCGATGTCGAGTCATGAGCCGAAGTGGTGGCTGGGTGAGCCATTGTGGGAGACTGTGGTGAATCAGGGGCTTAAGGCGGCTACTTATTTTTGGCCTGGCTCTGAGGTGCATAAGGGCTCTTGGACTTGCCCTTCGGGTTTTTGTGCTCCGTATAATGAATCTGTGGCGTTTGATGAGCGTGTTGATACGATTTTGAGTTACTTTGATTTGCCTAAAGAGGAGGTTCCGGTGTTTATGACATTGTATTTTGAGGACCCTGATCATCAGGGGCATCAGGTGGGGCCGGATGATCCTTTGATTAGTGAGGCGGTGGGGAATATTGATAGGCTGATTGGGAGATTGATTAGCGGGTTGGAGGAACGAGGGGTTTTCGAGGATGTGACGATTATAATGGTTGGTGATCATGGAATGGTGGGGACTTGTGATCAGAAGTTGATTTTTTTGGATGAGTTGGCTCCGTGGATTGATATTCCGGAGGACTGGATACAGTATACTAGTCCATTGCTCGCGATTCGCCCACAGGGGAATGTGTTCCCTGCTGATATTGTGGCGAAGATAAATGAGGGGTTGAAGTCGGGGAAAGTGGGTAATGGGGAGTATTTGAAGGTATATCTTAAGGAGGATTTGCCTAGTCGGCTGCATTACTGGGAGAGTGATCGGATCACTCCCATTATTGGCTTAGTTGATGAAGGATATAAAGTGGAGCTGACGAAATCAGAAGATAAAGAATGTGGAGGAGCACATGGTTATGATAATGCATTTTTCTCTATGAGGACTATATTTATTGGCCATGGTCCTAGGTTTCCCAAGGGAGTGAAGATCCCTTCTTTTGAGAATATTCAGATATACAATTTGGTGACATCGATCCTTAATATAAAGGGCGCTTCTAATAATGGAACATCATCCTTCGCCAACACTGTTCTTTTACCTCACCACCATTAG
- the LOC108204613 gene encoding F-box/LRR-repeat protein 15, whose amino-acid sequence MENNSGGMGTGEEDKNVEELEFEKLAECLAAGSGSMDEILDGVNLKSFHNMDGSSSSVPSVMGVDLSSALRGEPSSSAVASERENLDHDTHNKRPKVHSFSLDWDCQLASASSDFLERGYNINQGSFKNEFHYLSPILAEGEPENLIVSSSGRDKRDGCNTPQVVDMELRMDLTDDLLHMVFSFLNHINLCRAAKVCRQWRTASAHEDFWRILNFENRSITLLQFEDMCRRYPKATQLNISGAPAIHLLAMTAISSLRNLEVLILGKGQVGETFFQELTGCHKLRNLIVNDATLGNGIQEIPIYHDQLQNLQIVKCRVLRISVRCPQLQTLSLKRSSMAHVALNCPLLHDLDIASCHKLSDAAIRSAAISCHLLESLDMSNCSVVSDETLREIALACANLHVLNASYCQNISLESVRLPMLTVLKLHSCEGITSASMAAISYSYMLEVLELDNCSLLTSVLLDLPRLQNISLVHCRKFIELNLRSVVLSSIKVSNCPSLQRINLTSNSLQKLVLQKQESLTTLALQCQSLREVDLTDCESLTNSICEVFSDGGGCPMLSSLTLDNCESLTVVSFQSTTLVNLSLAGCRALSSLKLNCPYLENVSLDGCDHLELASLCPVGLNSLNLGICPKLNSLHIEAEHMVLLELKGCGVLSEASINCPLLTSLDASFCSQLRDDCLSATTTSCPLIESLILMSCPSVGPEGLSSLRWLPHLTSLDLSYTFLMDLQPVFDSCVQLKVLKLQACKYLTDSSLEPLYKNGALPSLCELDLSYGTLCQSAIEKLLACCTQLTHVSLNGCVNMHDLDWGSELGQLAIDIELSAEQPNRLLQNLNCVGCANIKKVIIPSAARCLHLSSLNLSLSANLKEVDLACLNLCFLNLSNCCSLEILKLDCPKLTSLFLQSCNINEDAVEVAIEQCHMLETLDVRFCPKIHPVSMGRLRAACPSLKRLFSSLASV is encoded by the exons ATGGAGAATAATTCTGGGGGCATGGGAACTGGAGAGGAAGATAAGAATgttgaggaattggagtttgAAAAGTTAGCGGAATGTTTAGCAGCTGGAAGCGGGAGTATGGATGAAATTCTTGATGGGGTTAATTTGAAGAGTTTTCATAACATGGATGGGTCATCGAGCAGTGTGCCGAGTGTAATGGGAGTTGATTTGAGTTCGGCTCTCAGAGGTGAGCCTTCTTCATCGGCGGTTGCATCAGAAAGGGAGAATCTAGATCATGATACTCACAATAAGAGGCCTAAGGTTCACTCATTTTCACT TGATTGGGATTGCCAACTTGCATCTGCATCTTCAGATTTTCTTGAAAGAGGCTACAACATCAATCAGGGTTCCTTCAAAAATGAATTCCATTATCTCTCTCCAATTTTGGCTGAAGGCGAACCTGAAAATTTGATTGTTTCTAGTAGTGGGAGGGATAAGAGAGATGGTTGCAATACTCCACAAGTAGTTGATATGGAACTGCGTATGGATCTTACTGACGACTTGCTTCATATG GTCTTTTCTTTCTTGAACCATATCAATCTTTGTCGAGCAGCCAAGGTATGCAGGCAATGGAGAACTGCCAGTGCTCATGAAGACTTCTGGAGAATCCTGAACTTTGAGAATCGGAGCATAACTTTACTACAAT TTGAGGATATGTGTCGTCGGTATCCGAAAGCAACTCAACTAAATATTAGTGGTGCACCCGCTATTCACTTGCTAGCAATGACTGCCATTTCTTCACTAAG AAATCTTGAGGTTCTAATATTGGGTAAAGGACAAGTGGGGGAAACCTTTTTTCAAGAGTTAACTGGGTGCCATAAGTTGAGAAATTTGATTGTTAATGATGCTACTCTTGGCAATGGTATTCAAGAGATACCTATATATCATGATCAATTACAAAATCTTCAGATTGTGAAGTGTCGGGTGCTTCGAATTTCTGTCAG GTGTCCTCAACTTCAAACCCTGTCCTTAAAGAGGAGTAGTATGGCACATGTGGCACTGAACTGCCCTCTTTTGCATGACCTTGATATAGCCTCCTGCCACAAGCTTTCAGATGCTGCAATTCGTTCAGCAGCGATATCCTGCCATCTTTTGGAGTCCTTGGATATGTCGAATTGCTCGGTTGTTAGTGATGAGACTCTACGTGAGATAGCACTCGCATGTGCCAATCTGCATGTTCTGAATGCATCGTACTGCCAGAACATCTCACTTGAG TCTGTAAGACTGCCAATGTTGACAGTCCTCAAGCTTCACAGTTGTGAGGGAATAACTTCTGCATCAATGGCTGCGATATCCTATAGCTATATGTTGGAG GTATTGGAGCTTGATAATTGTAGCTTGTTGACATCAGTTTTGTTGGATCTTCCTCGCCTGCAGAACATAAGCCTTGTACATTGTCGAAA ATTCATTGAATTAAATTTGCGGAGTGTAGTGCTCTCATCCATCAAGGTTTCCAATTGCCCTTCCCTCCAGCGAATAAACCTCACATCAAATTCATTGCAA AAATTAGTCTTGCAGAAACAAGAAAGTCTGACTACATTAGCACTGCAATGTCAGTCTTTGCGTGAGGTAGACCTTACAGACTGCGAATCACTGACAAATTCTATCTGTGAAGTTTTTAGTGATGGTGGTGGATGTCCGATGCTTAGCTCATTAACTCTTGATAATTGTGAG AGCCTGACAGTTGTGAGTTTCCAAAGTACAACCTTGGTGAATTTGTCTCTTGCTGGTTGCCGTGCTCTAAGTTCTCTTAAACTCAATTGCCCTTATCTCGAGAATGTCTCTCTGGATGGCTGTGATCATCTTGAATTAGCATCATTGTGCCCA GTTGGTCTTAATTCACTTAATCTGGGAATATGTCCCAAGTTGAATTCTCTACATATTGAAGCAGAACACATGGTGTTGCTAGAATTGAAAGGGTGTGGTGTATTATCTGAAGCTTCAATTAATTGCCCCCTATTAACATCTCTGGATGCCTCATTTTGCAG TCAACTCAGAGATGATTGCTTGTCTGCAACAACAACTTCTTGTCCTCTCATCGAATCATTAATCTTAATGTCATGCCCTTCAGTTGGGCCCGAGGGACTGTCATCTTTGCGCTGGCTACCACATTTGACCTCACTTGATCTGTCGTACACTTTCTTGATGGATTTGCAGCCAGTGTTCGACTCCTGTGTGCAGTTGAAG GTTCTAAAATTGCAAGCATGCAAGTATCTAACTGACTCGTCATTGGAGCCTCTTTACAAGAATGGTGCTCTTCCCTCACTTTGTGAGTTGGACTTGTCCTATGGAACTCTGTGCCAGTCTGCCATAGAGAAACTTCTTGCTTGTTGTACACAGTTAACTCATGTGAGCTTGAATGGTTGTGTGAACATGCATGACCTCGATTGGGGTTCTGAGTTGGGTCAATTGGCTATTGATATAGAGTTGTCAGCTGAGCAGCCTAATCGTTTGCTGCAAAACCTAAATTGTGTTGGTTGTGCAAATATTAAGAAGGTTATTATTCCGTCAGCGGCAAGGTGTTTACACCTGTCATCGTTGAACCTTTCGCTGTCTGCAAATCTGAAAGAAGTTGACCTTGCGTGTTTAAACTTGTGCTTTCTAAATCTCAG CAACTGTTGCTCTTTGGAAATCTTAAAGCTCGACTGTCCCAAATTGACCAGCCTTTTTCTTCAG TCTTGCAACATCAATGAAGATGCTGTTGAAGTTGCCATAGAGCAGTGTCATATGCTAGAGACACTTGACGTCCGTTTTTGTCCAAAG ATACATCCAGTGAGTATGGGCCGGTTGCGTGCTGCATGCCCCAGTCTGAAACGTCTCTTCAGCAGCTTGGCTTCTGTGTGA